The genomic window CCTCGAAATCGGCGCCGCGGTAGGTCACGGTAAGCACTCCGCCCCGGTCGCGCATCGCGTGGTAGGCGTTTGTGCACAGGTTTATGAGCACCTGATGCACCTGGGTGGGATCGGCGACGATTTGGCCGCACTCGGGATCGATATGCTGTTGGATGGCGATCGTGGACGGCAGCGAGCCGCGCAGGAGCTTCAAGGCTTCCTTCAAGACGGGCTGGACGAGCACGGGCCGCCGCTCCTGCTCTGCCTGGCGGCTGAACGTGAGGATCTGGTGCACCAATTCGGCCGCGCGGCGTCCGGCCTTGCGGATCTCTTCGATGCAGTTTCGCGTTACGGTGGGTTCGGGCATATCCTCGAGGGCGAGTTCGGCGAATCCGATGATGGCGCCCAGAATATTGTTGAAATCGTGCGCGATCCCGCCCGCCAGCGTTCCGATGGCCTCCATCTTCTGGGCGTGGCGGAGCTTGGCGGCCAACTCCATTTCCTGGGTGAGATCGCGCGAGATCGAAACGTAGTGCTCGACCTCGCCCGCGGCGTTGAATACGGGCGATATAGTGACTTCTTTCTCGTACAGGGAGCCGTCCTTGCGCTTGTTGGTGAGGCGGCCGCGCCACGTCTCTCCGCGCAGGAGGGTTTCCCACATCTGCCGGTAGAACGGGGCGCCATGGCGTCCGCTCTTGAGAATGCGGGGGGTATTGCCGAGGGCCTCTTCGCGCGACAGCCCCGAGATTTTTTCGAACGCGGGATTCACATATTCGATGGTGCTGTCCGGGGCGGTGATGAGAATGCTTTCGCCGGCATGCTGGACCGCGGTAGCCAGGAGGCGGTTCTCGTCTTCAGCGCGTTTGCGGGGCGTAATATCCTCGTAAACGCAGACAATCTCTCCTGTCGACAGCTTGTACACGAAACAGTCGAACCAACGGCCGGCGTGCCCGGATTTTCTCGACGAAAACTGCCGCCGGACCGACGTGCCGGACTGCCATACCTCGCGGCATACGGCCATCAAGGGTTCGCCTATTCCCGTGAGGTCGATCTCGGCGACACTTCGTCCGATAAGATCTTCACGGAACCGCCCTTCGAGGCGCTCGCCCGCCGCGTTCATGTCTTCGAGGACAAAGTCCTCGCCGTTTTGTTTGGCATCGAGGACCGCGACTCCGCTGTTGATGTTGTTGAACAGGTCCTGATAGCGCTCCTCGCCGACGCGCATGGCGTGCATGGCGTGATCGCGTTCGGCCACGGCCTCGCGGGCCTCCCGTTCGTGCCGGCGCATGCGCAAGAAGGCGATACCCGTGCCCATTGCCACGGCCAGCAGCGCCGCGGATGTTGCGGCGAGGGCGGCGGGCAGCGACAGGGAGCCGCTCGCGGGAAGCGCGTCGTCCGCTCCCGCACACGCCCAGCCAGCGGCCGCGAGCAACACGAGCAGGGCGGCGTGCCTTGTCATAGAAGAAAGTCTGTTACGCAGGGCGGTTTCTCCTTACCCCGTTGGGCCTCCGACGCGGCCGGACGCAGGGCCGGTCAGCGGGCGTTTCTCTCCCCCTTCCGCGGAATCGCGTGCGCTGTTTCCGCGAAATCCGCATCCTCTCCCCCGGGCGTCTCCTGTGTGATACGCCTGCAGGAAACATGATAGCATAAGGATCTCGGATTGGTAGAAAGATACCGTAATAAGCTCCGGCTCCCCGGGGTCTCTAGGGGAAAGAGAATGCTTGTCGATATTCACGTTCACGCCTCGCCGCCGCGGCACCCGAAAGTCACGCGCATGAATGGGTCGCACTATCCCGATGGGGAGACGCTCATCAAGATAATGGATGAGGCGGGGATCGGCAAGGCGTGCGTGATGGCGGGGATCAGTCCCGAATGCCGGTACACGGTGGTGACGGTCGATGACGTCGTGGGTCTCTGTTCCAAGTACCCGGACCGTCTGATTCCCTTCGGCAATCTCGATCCTCGTTTCCTGACGAACGATTCGGGGGCTGATTTCGCCAGTCTGCTCGAAGCGTATAAGGATATGGGGTGCAAAGGCCTGGGTGAATATACCTGCAACCTCCCATTTGACGATCCCATGTGCATGAACCTGTTTGAAGCGGTCGAGGCGTCGGGATTGCCGCTGACGTTTCACATCGGTCCGGCGATGGGCGGCTGCTACGGGCTGTTCGACGAACCCGGTCTTCCGCGCCTGGAAAAGGTTCTGAATGCGTTTCCCAAGCTGAATTTCCTCGGGCATTCGCAGGCGTTTTGGGCGGAAATCGGGACGAACGTGGTCGAAGAGGGCAAGCGCATTCCCTACCCCAAAGGTCCTGTACAGCCGGGCCGCGTGGTGGAACTGTTTCGGAAATACCCGAACCTTCTGGGGGACCTTTCGGCTGGAAGCGGTTATGGCGCGTTGAGCCGCGACCCCGAGTTCGGGTATGCGTTCATGGAAGAATTCCAGGACCGTCTGTTCTGGGGCACCGACATCGCCAATGTGCCGCAGGAACTGCCCATTGTCGCGTATTTCGGGAAGCTGAAAGCGGAGCGCCTCATTTCAGAGGACGCGTTCGAGAAGATTACCTGGAAGAACGCCAACCGGCTCCTGGGCCTGGGATTGGAATAGCGGCGTCAGCGCCGGGGGAGCCTGAGGATGCATGATATGCATAGAAGATGGAGTCCGGGGCGCGTTGGCGCGGTCATGCTGCTGGCGTCGGGGCTGATTCCCGGTTTTGCTGTCCGGGGCGCCGAACGCGATCCGTGGGCTCCTCTGCAGAACATTGAACGCGCCCTGCCGCAGCCGTTGCCCGGCCATCCCGGGAACGTCTTTCTGGCGGAGGAATCCGTGGTTGTTCCCGTGGCAGCCGAGGGGACGTGGACCCGTTACCGCGTGCTGGACGATGCCGGGGAGACGGTTGGGGGCGGCGCGCGGCCGGCGGAAGGGAACAGCGTTTCGCTGGGCAAGCTGCCGGTTGGATGGTACCGCATCGAGTTTGCGGGCGAGGGAGGCGGTGTCGAGGCGTGGACCACGGCCGCGGTGCTCTCGCCGTTGGCCGGGCCGGCGCCGCAGGATTCGCCCGTGTGCATCGATACGGCAATGGCGTGGTTCGCGCGCAACAACGCGGAGAAGCAGCGCGCGTTTGCGTCGCTGGCGTCGTTGGCGGGCGTGAACTGGGCCCGTGACCGCATGGCGTGGGGCGAACTCGAGACCGCGTCCGGCACGTTCGCCGAACCGGGCACATCGTATGACACCGCGGCGTCCGAAGCGGCGGCCCAGGGGTTGAAAGTCCTGCAGGTGTTTCACAGCACGCCGTCGTGGGCGGCGAGCGCGGAGCTTGATGGCGAACACCCGGGCGAGCGGTTTCCGCGGGACCTGCGCGACCTCTACGGTTTCTGCAAGACGATGGCGGAACGGTATCGGGGGCGCGTGTTGGCGTGGGAACCGTGGAACGAGGCGAACATCATGGGTTTCGGGGGCCACCTTATCAACGAGATGTGTTCGTTGCAGAAGGCGGCCTTTCTGGCGTTCAAAGCCGGCGACCCGAATGTGACGGTTTGCTGGAATGTATACGCGGGCAGCGGTTCGCAGCATCATGCCGACGGCCTGTTGCTGAACCAGACGTGGCCTTATTTCGAAACGTACAACATTCACACTTACAACCAGCCGGGGTCCTACCTCGAGCAGTTCGGCGGGCCGCGCGAAGCCGCCTGCGGGCGTCCCATCTGGCTCACCGAATGCGGGATCGGGCTTCACACAAGGGACGCCCATCCGTGGGGAGAGCTTTCGCGCGAGGACGAGCTGGGCCAGGCCGAATTTGTTGCGCACTCCTACGCCAGCAGCATGTATGCGGGCGTGAACCGCCATTTCTTCTTTATCCTCGGCAACTACATCGAGCGGGGGGTTCAATTCGGCCTTCTGCGCCACGATCTGACCCCGCGGCCGGGGTATGTCGCGTTGGCGGCGGCGGGGCGGATGTTTGCGGGCGCGAAACCCCTGGGACGCATCAGTATCGATGAGGCTGCGGGCGCCTGGGCGTATGTTTTCCGGGCGCGGCCGGGCGGGCAGCCGGCGGAGGTGCTCGCCGCGTGGGCGGACACGCCGGTCCGGTGGCAGCCTGGTCTCAAAGTCGAGCCCGTCGCGGTCTACGACTATCTGGGCCGTCCCCGGCCCTTTGAGGCGCCCCTGGAGCTGGGTCCCAGGACGGTGTTCGTGGTGGTTCCGGAAGGCGGGTCCGAGGGCCTGGCTCTGGAATCGCCGCCGGGCGTCGCGGGCTTTCGCGAGGGCAACCCGTCGCCGGTGGTGTTGCAGGCCGAGCTTCCCCTTGAGGCGGTGCGGCTGGAACCGCAGGCATATGAAGTTACGGCCGGCGCCCTGGCTGAGATTCCCGTGTGGGTGTACAACTTCAGCGGCGAGCCGGTCGAGGGCCGTTTCGCAGCGGGCGATGTGCCTGCAGAGTGGCAGGCGGAAGTCCCGGGCGGGGCCGTTCAAGTAGAGCCTTTCGAGCGCAGTCAGATCATGCTGCGCGTTGTGCTGCCGCCGAGCGGTTCAGACGTATTGCAGGGTGGCTGGGTGCGCGTTGAAGGGGACTTCGGAGCCGCGGGCCGGCCCGTTCTGGCGCTTCGCCTGGTCGCGGCGCGGGACAGTGTCACGCCGGAGAGCGTGACGCCCATCGCGGGGGCCGCGGACCCCGCCCGGTGGGAAGACAACATTGTTGGAGGCGCGAGCATGTCTCATCGTGCCATGGAAAACGGCGCAATCGCGTTCTCTATGCAATTCGGCGAAGGAGACCCGTGGTCTTATCCTCTCCTGCGCCTGGAGGCCGCCGAACAGCCCGCTGCGGAGGATGACGGGATTGTCCTGACCGTGCATCTTGCGGAAGGGCAAGGCGTGCTCCGTGTGCAGTTCGTCGAAGACACGGGTGCGATTTACACTGCCATCCTCGAGACCCTTCCCGGGACCGAAGGGCCGCAACGCATGGCCGCGCTGTTTGATGATGCGGGATGGGCGGCGTATTCGCAGCACGATCCCGACGGCCGCCTCGAGCCGGAGCGGATCACGGCGGTCATGGTAGGCATCAACTCGGAGCGCAACGCGTCCGCCGAGCTGGTTATTTCGAATCCCGCCTGGGTACGGTATTGAGTTTCCGGGGGGAAATCACCGGGCCGCGGGCGGCGGGGGGCGCGCTCGTTACAGCAGCGGGCTGAAAAGCTTGGCGAGGTTCTGATAGATGCGCCGTGGGGCGGAGCGGGTTTCCCAACTGTCCGTGCTGAGGCGCGTGGATGCCTCGATATAGCGCTCTTGCTTCTGCCGGAGTTCTTCCACGAATGGGGGCGAATAGAAGGCCATATTGATTTCGAAATTGAGGGAAAAGGAGCGGATATCGAAATTACTGGTCCCCACGAAAGCGACAGCGTTGTCAATGCTCATTGTTTTAGCGTGGATGAGGGCCGGTTCGTAGAGATAGAGGTTGATGCCCCAGTCGAGCAGCTCTTCGTAATGCGCCTGCGCGGCCGCGCCCACGAGGCGCTGGTCGGCTTCCCTGGGCACGATCAGGTTGACCATGACGCCCCGGAGCGATGCGCTTTCCAAGGCATTCAAAAGGCTATCGTCCGGGATGAAGTACGGCGTGGTAATGGTCACCTGTTCCTGAGCGCCGTGGAGGGCCGCCACGACCAGCCGCTGATAGTTTTCGGTGGCAAAATTGGGTCCGCTGGGGATGACCTGGGCTGCGATGTTGCCCTGCGGCCTGGGCTCCGGGAAGAAATCCGGGTTTTCGACCAGGTCGTCCGTCTCGAAGTACCAATCCGACACGAAGACGGCCTGGAGCTGCGACACGACAGGGCCGGTCAGCCTCACGGAAAGGTCGTGCCATTGCAGGGTCTTGGTGCCGTAATCAGCGTCAACCATGTCGTGGGAGCCTGTGTAGGCGACACGGCCGTCCACTACGAGCAGTTTTCGGTGATTACGAAGGTCCCAGCGCGCCATACCCTTCCGGAACAGCCCGACGGGGAGGGCCTCATAGACCTCGACGCCTCCGCGGGCGAGTTCCGGGGCCGTTCGTTTGAGCATCCCCCAGGAGCCTACGGCGTCGACGAGGAGCCGGCACTGGACACCGCGCCGTTCGGCCCGGATGAGTGCGTCGGCAAAGCGCCTGCCCGTAGCGTCTTCTCCGAAGATGTAATAGAGCGCGTGCACGTGGTGGCGGGCACTGTCGATATCGTCAATGATGCGGTCGAGAAAGTCCTCGTTGCCGCAGATGATCTCGGCATTGTTGCCGCCGAGAACGGCCATATGGCCGAGGCGCTGGGCAAGGCGGACCGTTGACGCGAACGCCGGGTCGAGTTGTGGCCGGGTAATGCCGGGATTGCCGCTAAACCGCGTGCGTGCGGCGTCCAGCCGCTTTGTGAGCCGCTTGTGTTGTTCGACGCGCTTGTTGGGCAGCCGGTTCGAACCGAGCAGGGCGTAGAGCAAGAGCCCGAGCCACGGGGTGATGAACACCACGAGAAGCCAGACCAGAGCGGACTGCGGCCGGTGGCGGCGGATGATGACCAGCAACATGATGATGCGAATAAGCCAGTTTCCGGCTTCATGGACTGCCGCGATTATGTTGAGAATGGTTCCCACCACGAGGTCCTGCGCTGTGTTGATGCGGTCACGGGTGCGATTCGCATTTCATTCTAGCAGGAGAAAGGCTTCAGACGGGAACGATTGGCGCCGGGCCTGCCTGGCTCCACGCAGTTGCAGTGGCCTGCGGCCTCTCTCACTCTGCCTGCGCCGCCGCACCCGCCTCTACCAATTGTCTCCTCTTCACCGCGCTCACCCGCCAGTGAATGATCACCATGAACACAACCAGCAGGATGCTCATGAACAGCCCGAGCAGGTTCGAGTTGCGGACGGCAACTTCCGGCGCGCGTCCTTCCAGGAGCCGTCCTATGACCTGTTCCTGTATCACGGGGCCGATACTGCCAATGCCATTGACCAGACCCGCCACGGCCACGGCGTTGCGCTCGCCGGCAACCACCACCGCGCCCGCGCCGCAAAACAACGTGTCGGGGCCGTACAGCATGAACCCAACCAGCCCGAACGAAAACGCGAGCGCATAGGGGTTGGCGCCGAACGTCACCACGGCGGCGTAGCCGAGGGTCATGCCCACGCTCATCACCATGCACACGCGGTCCCAGCGGCCCTTGAACACCCTGTCCAGCGCGAAACCGGCGACAAGCACCCCGAAGAACCCGGCAAAGTCGAATATGGTGGAATAGTAGGCCGCGCGCCCGACATCCATGCCTTGAAGGTTCAGGAACGCCGGCAGCCAGGAATCGAGGGCGTACCGCAGAAACTTGATGCAGAAATAGCACGCCCCCATCATCGGGATGATCGGATTCAAGATCAGTTTCATGTACTGCATGAACGTCACATGCTCGGTGGCGCTGGCGTCCACCGTCCTGTCCGCCGCATATTCGACGTCCACGATCGGTTCCAGCCCGACGTCCTGCGGTTTGGTGCGCTGCCAGAAGAAGAGCAGCCACCAGATCCCGAACGCCAGCAGCGTGCAACCCAGAAACGAGTAGCGCACGCCCATCACGCCGCTGTAGGTCTTGCTGAAATGAGCCAGCAACGCCCCGCCGGCCGATTTCACCAGAATGTTTCCGACCAGGTAGTTGGTCGACCAGAGGCCCATGATGGTGCCGCGCTCTTTCTTGCGCAGCCATTCCGCCACGGCGCCAACGGTCCCCGGCCACCCCGCGGCCTGCACAATTCCGTTGAAGAACATGAACACCAGGAACGTGCGATAGGAATTGGTGAAACCGAATATGACATTGAAGACCATCGACAGGCCAAGCCCGCCCAAGAGCAGAATGCGCGGACCCCATTTCCGCCCGACAAAGCTGTTGACGAACATCCCCAGCATATAGGCCACCAAGTAGGCCGTCCAGATGTTGGCGACCGCCTCGTAGCCCATCCCGTACTCGCCCTCCGCCAATGTCGATTTGCAGATGGTGAATACTTTCCGCACCAAATAAAACCCGACGTACCCGAAGTACGTCGAGATCAGGATTTTCCAGCGCCACACCTGGTGCTGAATTGAAAGAGGCCGGGTCTCATCAACGCGTTGCTGTACAGTGGACATGTCTCTTCCTCAAGACTGAAGATCGCNNNNNNNNNNNNNNNNNNNNNNNNNNNNNNNNNNNNNNNNNNNNNNNNNNNNNNNNNNNNNNNNNNNNNNNNNNNNNNNNNNNNNNNNNNNNNNNNNNNNTCGCGATGATATCCCCCGCCACGGCCCGATTCAAAGGTGCGGATTATGCGGAGTGCGACAGCCTGCTGCCGCGCTCATAACGCGGGGTTTTGGGGCAGGGATTGAAAACGGGGGGAACACTGAGTGGCCGGGCCTGCCTGGACCAGGCGCGTCAGGCGGCCCCGTTCCCGATTTCAAAGTCGCAAATCAGCGGCATGTGGTCGGAGTATTTCACGTTGGACACGCGGAAATTCGTGATGCGAATGGCGGGACTGTGGAGGATAAAGTCCAGTTGGCGGCGCGGTCTTCTGCTTGGAAACGTGGGGGCCGCGTGGATATTAGCGTTGAGCAAACCCGAAGCCGCCATGAAGAGGTCCAACTCCCGGTGGCCCCAGAACGCGTTGAAATCGCCGGCGACGATCATGGGTTTGCGCACTTCGGTAAACATGGAATAGAGGCTGCTCAACTGGTACTGCCGGTGACGGTACTTCAGGGAAAGGTGCACAAGGAAGATGACAAACGCTTCGAACTCGAGTTTGATAACCAGGCGTTTCATGCCCTCGGAGAAATATTGGAAGTCGCGGGCTTCAATGGTCTGGTTGGTGATGAATGCGTTTCCCTGCTCGCGCAGGACGGGCATGCGGTGCAACACGGAGGACTGTGCATACTTTGATTCGTAGACGTGAGTATGACCGAGTTCGTTCGCGATGACCGCGGCCTGGTTTGCCTTTTCAGAACGATACGAGCCGTTATCGACCTCGACCAGGCCGATGACGTCGGGGCGTTCCGATTTCACGAACTCGGCGATTTTTCTCAGGTTGCCGCGAGTGTGACGGAGATATCCGCTGTAGGGAAAAGGCAAGTGGTAGTCCCACCCGGACCCTGTTGCGTATCGTATGTTATAGAGAAGGAACCGCATGATTCCGCTTTGTCGTTCAAGTGTTTGCCGCGCATCGGCGGACACAAAATACCCTTTTATTTTACGCCTCTTCGAAGCTTAACGCAACTCGTTTAGGGCAGAGAGCGTGCAGCCTTTCCCGCGGCGGGGCTGCCTCTGGACCGCGGACTTCCTGCGTCGGCCTGAAATGGCACATGTGACGCTATTACGGGGTGGCCTCCTCTTTGGCGGGCGCCGCCGCCTGCTGCATGTATCCGACGAGCGCTTTGCCTATCTTTTCATTGTCGAGGATGCCGCCAAATACTTCGGCCCCTGGCCCGTAGGCGAACACGGGCACCAGGGCGGGCGTGTGCCCCTTGCTGGCAAAGGCCGATTTGGTAATGGTCCTGTCTGCGAGGGAGCCATCTAGAACGGCGTACGCGCCGGTGTCGTGGTCGGACGTGACCACGACCAGGGTGTTGCCGTCGGCCTGGGCAAAATCCAGCGCGGCGCCGATGGCTTCGTCGAAATCGGTCATTTCGCCGAGGACGTGGTTCTCCTGGTTAGCGCTAGCGGCCCAATCGATGTGCGAACCCTCGACCATGAGGGCAAAGCCGTCGGGATCTTTGGACAGGGCCTTGATGGCCATCGTGACCATCTCCGGCAGGGAGGGGTCGCGTTCTTCGGCCCACATGAGGTGCTCGGGCGCCAGCAGACCCGCGAAGGCGTCAACGTCGCCCAGTGCGCGCAGCTGTTCGGCCGTCAGTGCGACAGGCATGCGCTTGCTCAATTCGGCGACCAGGTTCTTGTCGTCCTTGCGTTTGCTGCCTTTCTCGGACTGGGGCGCGAAGAATGCCCACCCTCCGCCGAGTATGACGTCGGTGCCGCCTGCGACGAGCTGCTCGGCAATCAGGGTTTGTTGGCCGCGGTCGTCGGCGTGGGCGACGAAGGCCGCAGGGGTGGCGTGGGTTACCGCGCTGGTGACCACAATGCCCGTTGCCTTCCCGGCATCTTCCGCATAGTCGAGTACGCCCTTGAGTTCGGCGCCATCCGGGGCCGTCGCGACCATGCCGTTGTTGGTGCGCTGTCCGGTGGCAATGGCGGTGCCGCCAGCGGCGGAATCGGTGACCAGGCTGTTGCTGGACTGAGTCGCGGAGAAGCCCCCAACGGTGCATCGCTCGAGATGGAGGCTGCCTTTGGTGATTCGCGCCGCGGTGACCTGCCCGAGGCCCATCCCGTCGCCAATCATGACGATGACGTTCTTCGGCGGCCCATCGGCGGCCGCCAGGGCGGTCAAGGGGACTGCGAGAATAGCGGTTGCAAGGGCGAGAAACATACGATTCTGCATTGGTCAAAGTCTCCTTGTGATTATTCTGGCGGCATCGCGCGCCTCAGCGTTTGGTTTCAGGTACAGTTGTTCCGCAGTTGACCGGAAACGCGTTTGCCGTCAGATGGTCTCCACAGCAGCAGAGACCCGCGCGCGGGACTTCCAGACACGAAGCACGGCGGATACTGTACCAGATCATCCTGCGCGAGGCACATTTTCATCAGTAGATAGTTCTCCGGGTCCAGTCAAGCGTACCCGGCACGAGGTGGACCAGTTCCTGAGAGAGTCCGCCGGGCGAGACGTGCACAACCAGCAGGTGGTAGATGCGCGCCTCCTCGGGAAGCCGGTCGCTCAGGGGGGCGCCGGCCCCGGCTGAAAGCGTGTACCGCACGCCGTCGATAACGGCTGACGCATACCCGTGGATGTGGCCCATGTACACTTCGTTTACCTTGTGTTTGGCCAGAAGCGCACGAAACGCGGAGGCCTTCCAGGTGAATCCGCGAGGGTCCTCGTCTCCGATGGCCACCTCCTCGAAATATGCCGGTGGAATATGGAAAAAGACGAACTTGTACTGCACGCCGGGTTTTGAGAGTTCGCGGTCGAGGAATTCGAGGTCATCGCTACTGACCCGGACGATCTCGCTGGCGTTGAACCCCATGAACCGGCACGAGCCGTAATCGAATGAGAACCGGTCACCGCCGTAGATCGCGTCATAGGCGGCGAAATCGCGCCGTTCGCCGCGCTCGTGGTTGCCGGGCACGCAGAACACCGGCACAGGGCCGCTGATCTCGAGCAACGGCAAGAAGTTCTCGAGGTACTCCGCCACCGTTCCTCCGCGTATCAGGTCGCCCGTGTGAAACATGATAGCGGGATTCTCTTTGGCGGCCTGCTCGAAGACCTTGGATGCTACGAATGTGTTGTTGCGGGAATCTCCGAAAACCACGAAAGAGAACGTGTCAGGGGCGGGGCCTCGCGCCTGGAGGTTTGCGAGCAGTTGGCTGTAGTTGTATTTGGCGGCATACGGCCGCAACAGCTCGAGATCGCCCGGCGAGCCCATGGCCCACCAGCCAAACACGGCCCCCCCGGCGAGGACGAAGATTGCCACGCCGAGTAGTACCAGTTTTCGTCGTAGGCGGATGTTTGGCACTATTTAGAAGTCCTTGCCGCGCAGGGTATTCTCCGCGGAGATAAACCCGTGCGCTGATTTGAAGTAACGCCTGATGGGCGCGTTTTCTTCCAGAGAAACAATACTAGCATGCGGCGCGGGTGTAACAAAAACGGGGGCTTTGTCCAGGGCTCCGTCGTGGCAATTTGCCTCGGCAGGCGCCATGGACGTACGCTAAGCGGCGGGGGGCTGTCGGAATGCGGAAGGAAAACCGGATGAAAAGGCATCGCATAC from Candidatus Hydrogenedentota bacterium includes these protein-coding regions:
- a CDS encoding PAS domain S-box protein; translated protein: MTRHAALLVLLAAAGWACAGADDALPASGSLSLPAALAATSAALLAVAMGTGIAFLRMRRHEREAREAVAERDHAMHAMRVGEERYQDLFNNINSGVAVLDAKQNGEDFVLEDMNAAGERLEGRFREDLIGRSVAEIDLTGIGEPLMAVCREVWQSGTSVRRQFSSRKSGHAGRWFDCFVYKLSTGEIVCVYEDITPRKRAEDENRLLATAVQHAGESILITAPDSTIEYVNPAFEKISGLSREEALGNTPRILKSGRHGAPFYRQMWETLLRGETWRGRLTNKRKDGSLYEKEVTISPVFNAAGEVEHYVSISRDLTQEMELAAKLRHAQKMEAIGTLAGGIAHDFNNILGAIIGFAELALEDMPEPTVTRNCIEEIRKAGRRAAELVHQILTFSRQAEQERRPVLVQPVLKEALKLLRGSLPSTIAIQQHIDPECGQIVADPTQVHQVLINLCTNAYHAMRDRGGVLTVTYRGADFEDGSPEAAPGMPAGRYARLSVADTGKGMNKTMLERIFEPYFTTKPPGEGTGMGLAIVHGIVRAHKGYLTVKSTPGEGSVFEVFFPLLRMDETAGAAPSAEMARSSRGERILFVDDEESLALLARISLERVGYHVTSCTKSAEALQEFEADPAAFDVVITDQTMPDMTGEVLAARMRTVRPDIPIILCTGYSERMNANRARAAGFNGFLEKPFVDTDLRAAIQQALAPPPPQEQWK
- a CDS encoding amidohydrolase family protein, which produces MLVDIHVHASPPRHPKVTRMNGSHYPDGETLIKIMDEAGIGKACVMAGISPECRYTVVTVDDVVGLCSKYPDRLIPFGNLDPRFLTNDSGADFASLLEAYKDMGCKGLGEYTCNLPFDDPMCMNLFEAVEASGLPLTFHIGPAMGGCYGLFDEPGLPRLEKVLNAFPKLNFLGHSQAFWAEIGTNVVEEGKRIPYPKGPVQPGRVVELFRKYPNLLGDLSAGSGYGALSRDPEFGYAFMEEFQDRLFWGTDIANVPQELPIVAYFGKLKAERLISEDAFEKITWKNANRLLGLGLE
- the cls gene encoding cardiolipin synthase, with product MGTILNIIAAVHEAGNWLIRIIMLLVIIRRHRPQSALVWLLVVFITPWLGLLLYALLGSNRLPNKRVEQHKRLTKRLDAARTRFSGNPGITRPQLDPAFASTVRLAQRLGHMAVLGGNNAEIICGNEDFLDRIIDDIDSARHHVHALYYIFGEDATGRRFADALIRAERRGVQCRLLVDAVGSWGMLKRTAPELARGGVEVYEALPVGLFRKGMARWDLRNHRKLLVVDGRVAYTGSHDMVDADYGTKTLQWHDLSVRLTGPVVSQLQAVFVSDWYFETDDLVENPDFFPEPRPQGNIAAQVIPSGPNFATENYQRLVVAALHGAQEQVTITTPYFIPDDSLLNALESASLRGVMVNLIVPREADQRLVGAAAQAHYEELLDWGINLYLYEPALIHAKTMSIDNAVAFVGTSNFDIRSFSLNFEINMAFYSPPFVEELRQKQERYIEASTRLSTDSWETRSAPRRIYQNLAKLFSPLL
- a CDS encoding MFS transporter is translated as MSTVQQRVDETRPLSIQHQVWRWKILISTYFGYVGFYLVRKVFTICKSTLAEGEYGMGYEAVANIWTAYLVAYMLGMFVNSFVGRKWGPRILLLGGLGLSMVFNVIFGFTNSYRTFLVFMFFNGIVQAAGWPGTVGAVAEWLRKKERGTIMGLWSTNYLVGNILVKSAGGALLAHFSKTYSGVMGVRYSFLGCTLLAFGIWWLLFFWQRTKPQDVGLEPIVDVEYAADRTVDASATEHVTFMQYMKLILNPIIPMMGACYFCIKFLRYALDSWLPAFLNLQGMDVGRAAYYSTIFDFAGFFGVLVAGFALDRVFKGRWDRVCMVMSVGMTLGYAAVVTFGANPYALAFSFGLVGFMLYGPDTLFCGAGAVVVAGERNAVAVAGLVNGIGSIGPVIQEQVIGRLLEGRAPEVAVRNSNLLGLFMSILLVVFMVIIHWRVSAVKRRQLVEAGAAAQAE
- a CDS encoding endonuclease/exonuclease/phosphatase family protein, producing MRFLLYNIRYATGSGWDYHLPFPYSGYLRHTRGNLRKIAEFVKSERPDVIGLVEVDNGSYRSEKANQAAVIANELGHTHVYESKYAQSSVLHRMPVLREQGNAFITNQTIEARDFQYFSEGMKRLVIKLEFEAFVIFLVHLSLKYRHRQYQLSSLYSMFTEVRKPMIVAGDFNAFWGHRELDLFMAASGLLNANIHAAPTFPSRRPRRQLDFILHSPAIRITNFRVSNVKYSDHMPLICDFEIGNGAA
- a CDS encoding alkaline phosphatase, with protein sequence MQNRMFLALATAILAVPLTALAAADGPPKNVIVMIGDGMGLGQVTAARITKGSLHLERCTVGGFSATQSSNSLVTDSAAGGTAIATGQRTNNGMVATAPDGAELKGVLDYAEDAGKATGIVVTSAVTHATPAAFVAHADDRGQQTLIAEQLVAGGTDVILGGGWAFFAPQSEKGSKRKDDKNLVAELSKRMPVALTAEQLRALGDVDAFAGLLAPEHLMWAEERDPSLPEMVTMAIKALSKDPDGFALMVEGSHIDWAASANQENHVLGEMTDFDEAIGAALDFAQADGNTLVVVTSDHDTGAYAVLDGSLADRTITKSAFASKGHTPALVPVFAYGPGAEVFGGILDNEKIGKALVGYMQQAAAPAKEEATP
- a CDS encoding metallophosphoesterase; amino-acid sequence: MPNIRLRRKLVLLGVAIFVLAGGAVFGWWAMGSPGDLELLRPYAAKYNYSQLLANLQARGPAPDTFSFVVFGDSRNNTFVASKVFEQAAKENPAIMFHTGDLIRGGTVAEYLENFLPLLEISGPVPVFCVPGNHERGERRDFAAYDAIYGGDRFSFDYGSCRFMGFNASEIVRVSSDDLEFLDRELSKPGVQYKFVFFHIPPAYFEEVAIGDEDPRGFTWKASAFRALLAKHKVNEVYMGHIHGYASAVIDGVRYTLSAGAGAPLSDRLPEEARIYHLLVVHVSPGGLSQELVHLVPGTLDWTRRTIY